In the Syntrophus aciditrophicus SB genome, CGAGGTACAGGTTCATGGCGTCCTCTTCCTTTTTCATGGCCAGTGCTATGGCATCAACAGGCTTCATATCCATGGAGAGTTTCGGCCTCTCAACGGTTTCGGACACTTTGTAATTCTGGCCTGCCTGGAACTTCATAATCCGCGACTCATCGGCGAGAAAACCTTCCAACAATGCGCGGTGTCCACGTTCCTCAGCAGCCAGATTGCCAAAAATGGTCTTCAGATTGCTGTCCGCCGTTTTGTCGCACACGTCCTGATAAAAAATCGCCGCCTCTATTTCCCTTCCTATCGCCATGCTTAAAATCTCTTTGTAGACCTCTGATTTCATTTTCTTCTCCTTGTGTTTTTTTAAATTCTACGGGATCACCCCATTCAATCCCCGCCGGCGCTCCGGCAACGATCAGAACCGACCCTGCCCTGAAGAATAAGAATGGAGCGGCATCTGCAACGAATTTTCAACCATCTGGACAACTGACACTTCCACATCTGCCCCTTCTGTTTTCCAAATCTGCCCCTTCTGTTTTCCAAGGACAAATATAGAGATATCGGACAGCGGTGTCAATCCAATGCTGGGCCGAAAATCCGCCCTATAAAAACAGGAGATTGCCAAAATCTGAATATGCTATACAAGTTTGCGTATCTCCATTTGTTCTGGTTGGTTCCGTGAGGATCAACGCCCTTTACCACCTGCCAGCGATATTCCGCAGCGGTACGGTTCAAAACGAAAAGCGGCAGGATCCATAGGGGGTTGCTTTCCTTGACGGCCGGTTGACGGGGCCGTTGTGAAATATCCCCTTACCGGAAAATCCGCGGCACATCGGAGGCGTTCGCTCAGAAAATATCTTTCTCTGAAAACCTTTCCTCATCTTCACATGGACAAAAGGCTATTGACAGGGCCTAACCCTACAGGCTAAAAACAAACCCTCAAAAGATGACATGATCAAGCCATTCGACCTCTACTCTGGAAAGGAACTTCATGAAGTCCAAAGAAACGATCCGCCGCCTTTTAAAGAAGAAGATCCTGGTTCTCGACGGCGCCACGGGAACGGAGCTGCAGAAACGGGGCATGCCCGGCGGGGTCTGCCCGGAACTGTGGTGCCTGGAACATCCGGAGATCATTAAGGAAATCCACAGATCCTACCGGCAGGCGGGTTCAGACATCGTCTATACCTGCACCTTCGGGGCGAACCGTTACAAACTCGCCCAGTACGGGACGCGGGAAGTCCGGGAAATCAATCGGAACCTGGCCCGGCTCGCCCGGCATGCCGTCGGCCCGAAAGCCCTCGTCGCCGGAGACATCGGCCCGACCGGCCATTTCGTGGAACCCTTCGGCGATCTCCCCTTCGAAGAGGCCGTCTCCGCCTTCAAGGAACAGATCCAGGGGCTGCTGGAGGGAGGCGTCGATCTGTTCGTCATCGAAACGATGATGGACATCCAGGAGGCCCGCGCCGCCCTGATTGCCGTCAAGGAAACCTGCCCGGCCTTTACAGTCGTCACCCTCACCTATGAAAACGGCGGCCGCACCCTCAACGGAACCGATCCCGCCACGGCCCTGATCACCCTGCAGAGCCTCGGCGCCGATGCCGTGGGCTGCAACTGCTCCACCGGTCCGGAGGCCATGCTGGCCTTCATCGAGGCCATGAAGCCCCACGCCACCGTTCCCCTGGCCGCCAAGCCCAACGCGGGACTGCCCCGGCTCGAGGGGGAAGAGACCTTCTTCGACATGGACGCCGAGACCTTCGCCTCCCACGGTCCGGCCTTCGCCGCCGCCGGGGTCAACCTGCTGGGCGGCTGCTGCGGGACAACCCCTGACCATATCCAGGCCCTGGCCGGGACCCTGCAAAATGCCCCGCCGCGTCCCCCCGTCCGCGCCGCGCTAAGCGCCGTCAGTTCCGCCCGGAGTTACCGTCTGCTGACCCGGAACGAACCTCTGGTCATCGTCGGCGAACGCCTCAATCCCACGGGGAAGAAGGCCCTTCAGCAGGAGCTGCTGGCGGGAAAGATGTCCCTCGTCCGGCAGATGACCCGGGAACAGGAACAGCAGAAGGCCGACCTTCTGGACGTCAATGTCGGGGTTCCCGGCCTCGATGAAGTCAAAACGATCCGGGAAGTGATTTCCCTGCTGGCCACGGCGACGGAACTGCCGCTGGTCATCGACTCCTCGAAGGTGGAAACCATCGAGACGGCCCTGCGCCTTTATCCCGGCCGCGCCCTGATCAACTCCATCTCGGGGGAAAAGAAAAAATGCGAACGGCTCCTTCCCCTGGCAGCCCGCTACGGGGCGATGTTCATCCTCCTGCCCCTGGCCGACGGCGAGGTTCCCGAAACAGCCGACCGGCGGATCGCCATTGTCCGGGAGGTCTACGGCAAGGCCCGGCGCTTGGGCTTCACGAAGGAAGACATCGTCGTCGACGGCCTGGTCATGACGGCCGCCACGAATGCCAACGCACCGGCGGAAACCCTGAAGACAATCGCCTGGTGCACCGACCGCTTCCAGGCGAAAACGATCCTGGGCATTTCCAACGTCTCTTTCGGCCTGCCGGAACGCAAATGGCTCAATGCCGCCTTTCTGGCTATGGCCCAGCTCTCCGGCCTGACGATGGCCATCGCCAACCCGTCCATGGAGGAACTCATGGCCCTCAAGCGGGCGGCGGACGTGCTGACGGCAAGGGACGCTCAGGCCTCCGCCTACATCGCTCATTTCGCCGGAACCGCCGAAGGGAAAAAGCCGGCGGGAACATCGGCAATGCAGCCCCCGGCCCCCGCGGGTCCGGAAGAAAAAGTCCGCGCCGCCGTGCTGGAAGGCAACCGCGACGATATCGGCGATCTGGTTGAAGGCGCCCTGAGCGCCGGTTTCGAGGCCCGGAGCATCGTCGATGACCTGCTCATCCCGGCCATTGTCCAGGTGGGAGAACTTTTTGACCGGAAGGTCTATTTTCTCCCCCAGCTTATCGCCAGCGCCGAGACGATGAAGAAGGCCCTGGCGATCCTGGAGCCCCGGCTGAAGAGCGGCGGCATCCCGGAAAAAGCCAGGGGAACGGTGGTCATGGCAACGGTCCAGGGAGACATCCACGACATCGGAAAGAACATCGTCGTCCTCATGCTGAAAAACCATGGTTTCCGGGTTCTCGATCTGGGCAAGGACGTCCCGGTGGAAACCATTCTCGAAACGATCCGGACGGAAAACCCGGACGTGGTGGGGCTTTCCGCCCTGATGACCACGACGATGGTCTCCATGAAAACAACCATCGAGCAGGCCCGATCGGCAGACCTGACCTGCCCCTTTCTGATCGGGGGCGCCGTCGTGACCCGGTCATACGCGGATTCCATCGGCGCCGCTTACG is a window encoding:
- a CDS encoding homocysteine S-methyltransferase family protein; amino-acid sequence: MKSKETIRRLLKKKILVLDGATGTELQKRGMPGGVCPELWCLEHPEIIKEIHRSYRQAGSDIVYTCTFGANRYKLAQYGTREVREINRNLARLARHAVGPKALVAGDIGPTGHFVEPFGDLPFEEAVSAFKEQIQGLLEGGVDLFVIETMMDIQEARAALIAVKETCPAFTVVTLTYENGGRTLNGTDPATALITLQSLGADAVGCNCSTGPEAMLAFIEAMKPHATVPLAAKPNAGLPRLEGEETFFDMDAETFASHGPAFAAAGVNLLGGCCGTTPDHIQALAGTLQNAPPRPPVRAALSAVSSARSYRLLTRNEPLVIVGERLNPTGKKALQQELLAGKMSLVRQMTREQEQQKADLLDVNVGVPGLDEVKTIREVISLLATATELPLVIDSSKVETIETALRLYPGRALINSISGEKKKCERLLPLAARYGAMFILLPLADGEVPETADRRIAIVREVYGKARRLGFTKEDIVVDGLVMTAATNANAPAETLKTIAWCTDRFQAKTILGISNVSFGLPERKWLNAAFLAMAQLSGLTMAIANPSMEELMALKRAADVLTARDAQASAYIAHFAGTAEGKKPAGTSAMQPPAPAGPEEKVRAAVLEGNRDDIGDLVEGALSAGFEARSIVDDLLIPAIVQVGELFDRKVYFLPQLIASAETMKKALAILEPRLKSGGIPEKARGTVVMATVQGDIHDIGKNIVVLMLKNHGFRVLDLGKDVPVETILETIRTENPDVVGLSALMTTTMVSMKTTIEQARSADLTCPFLIGGAVVTRSYADSIGAAYARDGVEAVRVVEQLIGSAGGELSK
- a CDS encoding ferritin-like domain-containing protein, with amino-acid sequence MKSEVYKEILSMAIGREIEAAIFYQDVCDKTADSNLKTIFGNLAAEERGHRALLEGFLADESRIMKFQAGQNYKVSETVERPKLSMDMKPVDAIALAMKKEEDAMNLYLGFSQASDDAEQKNIFDKLAAMEQSHKAKLEDLYTNMAFPEAW